A stretch of DNA from Polyodon spathula isolate WHYD16114869_AA chromosome 20, ASM1765450v1, whole genome shotgun sequence:
GCTGCTCAGTGAAAGAGAAGGTTGAAAACCTCTGGATAGAGGGCAAGGAAGAGGTGGAGGGATGCTAACTAAGCAATGACAGAGACGTGTCTGATTTAAACAGCTCTGACGAGGCTCCCACAGGAACGCTTGTCCAGCTGGATGTTCAGTGTACCGATGCCTCTGGAGTCTCTGATTGCTTTCACTTGTGTctttttgaattatatatatataattctgcaaTCAACATAAAAAGGGAAGATCAAAGCCTGAGTACCTGTACTGCCCGCTTTGACTTTAACATGACAAAGACACCAGCTGTGCCAGCTTTGTTATTCAAAGCGTAATTTCCACAATCAGCTTTATgctggcttttttctttttttctcttcctgAACTTTATGAACGGAGCTCAGGTGCCAGAGCTTTGTTTGGAAGTGGTCTACGGGCACAgttagaaactcacaccagcgtggcacccagtcctgggtttcagaactggaATCGTTCAAAtagagttctgaaacccaggacttgCTGTAAGACTTGCTGTGGGTTTCTGATCTTGCAAATAGTTTTGAATTGAGTTGTGTACAACTGTTAAGCTAAGATGAGACCAGCAGACTTGATGCCAGTGCACTCTATACTGCTCAACCAagctccccccacccccatatcGGTTATTATCAAAGGCGATTTGTCTTTCATTGCCAACATGCATCTTAAAATAGCAGCCGATGAGAGAAGCCAGCATGCATGTCtcagagagagcgagggagagaatGCAAGAGGGGgggagacagaaagaaagaaaggagtgGTGTGAGAGAAAAAGAGGGAGTGAAAGATAAGAAGGTAGAAAGAGAGCGAAAAGGAGAatgggacagagagggagggaggaagaaaAAGAAGGATAGGGGCGAAAGAGGAAACGAGACAAAGAAAGAGAGGAAGACAAGCAAACGACAGCAGAGTGATTCAATCCAATCCCTTTCATCCGTTACTCAAACACCTGCCCCTAGCAAAAACACTCACACAACAGTACATCAGAGTGATGGAAAGGATTCACACTGCGTGCAAGGTGAAGCTGGGCAGGGCAGGCTGGCCCCTGGGCTGATTCCCAGCACTCTGTTAACTGTGATTCCAAACCAGTATGACTGACATTGAGAGGTATTGAGAGGGGTGCGCTCCTGCTGCTCAGGGTCACAGCGTTAATGAACCCCCCACAGGCGCCCAGTCACTACCGTCATCTACTTCATCACTGCTCTTCATTAAACAGATATTTCACCTTGCAGCGCAGCACTGCACCTCTTAGATTACCCACAGAATTTACTGAACGTGGAAGAACAGGGAATTGGGAGCTTGAAAGTATctggatatattattattattattattattattattattattattatgtgatttGCCATGCTTGCATATATGGCTCATTGAACTCTGCCAGACCTCTTCTGAAGTATCCTAATAAAGGTTTTGACTGGGGTTGAAAAGTCTGCTAATTggtgtttttatacatgcaacATTTCTCATGATCTGGAAGCGTATGAAGCAGCGTGCAGCTGCTGTTATTTAGTCAGCTTTTCAATAAACTAAACCGGTAACacttgaaaataataaatcctgACTGAATCCCACAGGAATGGCAGCTGAATATGTTGTGATCCAGTGTTCTGATTCATTTTGGATTCCGCCCTGTTATCATGTGGATTGAATTACCCGTGTTCATGCCATGCTCCTTTGTAAGAGAGGCTGTTTCTCCCGTGTACTGTACAAGGCCTGCATGATGCATGAATGAACACTTCTCCCAATCCCCTGAATGCAAGCCTTGTGCATGGGCAGCTCTGCTCCTGCATTTAACTCAATGGAAGATTCCCCTCAacgctgcagcagcagcaggctggcTCTCTCACCTCTCCGCGATGTCCTGACCGTTCCAGCAGAGGGAGTCGTTGAGCATGGCAGACTCGCGGCTGCACAGCGCCTCCGGCAGGCTGCTGTAGAAATGAGTGAACCCTTGCAGGGTGTCGATGAACTCCCTTGGGGTACACAAACAACCTGGGTTAGGAGTCACAACGTTACCATGTTTTAATTTGCTGGCATGTCTAAAACAGTCTGTGTAAACTCTATGGGATGGAGAAGCTTTCCTGTTAAAActtagatacatagataggaaacttaacatgttACACATGTGCATGCATGACAGAAGTGGTCATATTTGCACTTAGCATGCATTTCAGTGATTGTGAGGCTGGAGCACCACATGCTAACAGCATGTATTTGACAGTCAATGTGCTGTAAGTTCTTTTATTAAGATTTTAGACTCAATACCCTGACCCACGGGAGCTCTGCCCCCTGGTGGTCGTGTGGTGGAAGTGCAGCGTACCTTCTGCGTCCAGCCAGTGTTTCGTGAGGGTCGACGGGGGGGCTCTTGAGCCCACGCTGGTGAGCAGGTCCATCCTCGGGGGAGTGGACAGAGTGAGCTAGCCGCTGTGGGGAGTGACCACACATACCGCTGACCTGCGGGGGACAGGGAGAGAAGTACATAGTAAATAGccaagaagtaaaataaaaagacacaaacacCCGTTCTCTTCTTAAAACTAAGGGGGAATAAAGACTTCTGACTCGAGAGCTTGGCTTTTTACACTTTGTTTTCCCCAAAGTCCCATACAGCAAGAGGAGGAATAAGGACCTTCCCTCTGAAGCGTAGTGCCATTGTGCACAACGCCTCATAAACCTCTATCAGtaagagacaaacacacacgctCTCTCCAggtgtaattaaaatgcaaatgcatgttAATGTTTTGCTTGTGTTTAACGATTTGCCACTTTAATTTCTCCAGGGATTTATTACAGGCTTGAATCTGCCACAGCACTAACAACTAATTGTATTGCTCTCCTAATTGAATGCTGGAACATCCTCCCCACTGAATAATGATTCATGATAAGAAAGCAAGCTGGCTGAGCTCGGCATGTTCATTAGGGGTTGGGGCTGCTGCAGGGCTCAGTGCTGTTAGGAAATCTGGTGCTGCAGGACAGAGTGCAGGTTCAAGGTTATACAACAAGTGGATTAGTGGATTTCATTGTCTAAATGActctgcctctctcccagtctaTAAACtgtaaccactgggccacactgcctccatCCCAGTCCACAAGCCCACACAGACACTGCTTTAAAGACACTATGACTAAAACAGTCCATCAGACTCCATTTATTGCTGTTAGTCAGGCTATCAGCGGTATTATGACAGGAATAAAAGTTTACATTGTTGCACTTTTCAGGATACGGGAGATAAATTTCCACGGCAACAGTTTTAATACGTTCATTCTAGAATCCTGAGAGGAAAGCCCAGTCAGTCACTGTAATTATCACTGATGCATTGtcaaaccagagagagagagagagagagagagagagagagagagagagagagagagagagagagagatagagagaccaGATAACCATTGCCAGCTTCAAAACAAAGATTCAAAAACCAGCGCCGAAACTGAGCGCTGAAACTGAGGTTAATGGAAACCGGAGGGGGAGGGTAATTCAGTCAATTAAGGGGTTAATTCTATCTACACCATGATAAGccacaaatgttttttaattctctctctctctctctctctctctcatttttgtTTCATCCGTTGCAACTATTGGCAGAAATGTTGATCAATAATAATTCCAAGAACCAGGTACTTTAATAtctctgtttttatttggttttgttgtttttgcatggCAGGCAGCTGCAGTACCGCTGTGATGCACATATGTGGCGCTGTTGTGCTTGTTTTACATCAGTGCTGCTTCCCCCTGCCAATCAGCTGACAGAGCAAGCAGGCAGAATGGTGGTGGGAGACCAAGACAAGAGGCTCGCTGTCATCAGGGTTCCTTGGAACGCAGAGGATGCTGAAGTTCTGTTGATAATTCATGAAGCCCTGAGTGAGATCGGTCCTGTCCCTATTACTTTATGAAGCCCTGAGTGACCTTGGTCCTGTGCTGtgttttggtaattttttttttttttttaatacatatgaACAGATATATGGTGCAAAGTTACTTATGTTTTGACACATCAGTTTATTAGAACTGCCTTTTTGAGAACTAGCTAAATCATGATCTGTTCTGAGCCGACTGGAGTCCTTCCAGCGTTGTGTCCAACCTGTAATGAATCTGCCTCGGCTGTGTCTGTATTCCCTAATTTAATGAGTGACTATACACGTGGCGCCTGATCAGTAACGCTTCTCAACAAGGTCTGGGCAAGGGCAAGCACAGTCTCTTCCCACTACCTGGCTGTGTTTACCCAGCAGATCCTATCTGATCTCCCCTCGTGTTCCTGGTCACCTGTGAGGCTCTGCTCTCCAGGGACCAGCTGGTAACGCAGGCTGGACTGTTCCCACTTTGAAATCGAGACTAAAGACTTCCGAACAGGCCTTTCTCTGTGGCACTCTCAGCCCTGTCTGGAAAGACAGTCTTCTAAAGGGTCTGAGGATTTGGAATGGCGACGTGACGCCACAAACACGAGCATTATCTACTTTGTTAAAGGCCCAATATGCTATAAATTGGAAGCAGATCAGCTTGAGAAGAGAATTGATGTCATGAGACAGGCGTGCAGCTGCACGTGTCCTTCAGCCATCGAAAATGAGTGGAACAATGAGCAGAGATTTGATCTGACAAGGTCAAAACACAAAGTGAAAGAAGAACCGCTAAAATCACGTACAACGAGAGGAGGGAAAGTACAGTGGAACTGGTATTGAAGGAAATTAAAGTTTTGTAGAATCAGGTTCAAAGTCCAGCTCTTGAGGGAAGGCACAGGAGCTGGGAGATTTCAGCCCCTCATCTAGTAATGACTAACTCTAATTTCAAATCTAATTCTGTATCAGTGAGGCTCTCTGTGGCTGAGGGAGACAGCTGACCTTTAACCCTGAGGACAAGAGGATGTAATTAAGTTCCTCTCTCAGGTTTAGATGGTACGCAGAGCTATGGTGCCTCAAGGAAACGCTGACACAGAGCTCTGCGGGTTCCTGTGCGGGGGAGACTGGCTATAAAACCGCTGCTACGGGCCCCCAGGGAGGTTTCAAATCTCATTAACCAACTGGCCGACTGCAGCGTGCGGAGAAAGGAGAGATTGTAATAATTCCTTACAAATTGATTTCATCTGCAgacaatgtctctctctctctctctctcttgtggtTGCTTGTTGCAATACTCATGTATTATTGGAATTGCGGATGAAGCAAGATACAGAACTGGGTACCCCAGGGCCTTCATTatcaacaaaataagaaagaTAAATATCCTTTTTACCAGAACCACAAAGAACTGTAACTTTTTCTTTTGATTTCCTTTGAGTTTCGGGAGTCGTGTCTATTGCCCTGAACGCAGATATACAGAACTTCCTACCGCATCTCAAACTTTTACCCCCAAGGGTTTGGGTACAGAACCTGGTTGAGTGCCGATCTGCAGAGCTCCGAGTGTGGATACAGAAGAGACTGGGATGCTAGCAcagaacacactgacacacagagttCCGCTGCTCTGTCTCCTGGTTCAGACTGCCGGACTCCCTCCCATGTGTACGTGTGTTCAAGTCTTCTCCTCTGTTCTGCGCAATAGCTGTTAAAAATAGAGCTTCATAAATCATGCAGCTTCCCAGTACGGATGCAGGGggcagagggaaagagagagagagagatagagaggcaTAAGACCTGTTACTGTCAGAGATTGTGTGCTGAACTGAGCTGGTCACAAAAAGGCCACTAAGCATtactatataaaagctgcatctccctgttgggTGTTATTCCCGGTCATGACACTCGCTCAGTCATTCACATTCACAAACTGGTGTAAGGACAATTCCACTCCAAAGCAAAGCTGCTGAAGTAATGAAACAGAGCATGTGAATAACTGAGATGTTAAGTACTCTAGCAGCATGCTGTATGTAATCTTGGGAGAAAAGGGATTTCATGTCAAAAGttcagactttaaaaaataaattaatagttaattaaaataaaaataattttgcaaGTGTGTTTTTAAGCCAGCAGGCTGATCAGGACTGGGCTGCATTGCTGCCGTGTGAGAGAAAGTCGTGTTCTGGTGCCCTTTTAACCACGCTCTATTGCATGTAGGAACATGGCTAGGATTTGGAAGAGCGATGACCCTGGTACAGAGTTCACTCTGAAGGTATATCACAGGCTCTCCCAGCTGCATAAACTAATACCCGGTGTCTGAAATCACAATTCAGTGAGGAGAATACCGACCAGCCATAGTGTAAGAGGGGGTCTCCCAGAAAAATGTGATACCCTACAATTTCAGGATTTACCTGAGTCGATACATTTtaccaacaaaaacaattttcgggacattttttttttttttatgtggtggAAAAACTTCCTGGGAAATTGTATTGGTAATAGGATGCAAGGACAGCTTacctaaaataaatgaaattgtgGGTTATCAGGTTTTTCCAGGACACCCCGCAGTACAGGCCCCACCCTCTATAGAGACCTGATGCAAGAACCCCTGCAGCGATATAGGAAAGGCCGAAGCGCCCTCTGGTGGGTGGACTCACCAGGGTGGCCAGATGCAGCCGGTTCCTGTGTGCGTGCAGCACGGCATCCCTGACGAGGGTGTGGAGTTTGAGCAGCACGTTCTCCAGGTCGTACCCCCCATGCATGCCTCCCGCCAGCCCCGCCAGCCCCTCGATGTAGCCCTGCCAGTGGGGCTGCACCTCGGACACCTGCAGCAGGCAGCCCTGCATCACAGCCTGGCAGAACCCCAGGCAGGGCCTGGCCTCCAGCAGGCCCCGGCAGTGCGGGCAGTACCAGAGCCGCAGCAGGGTGCGGCCACAGTCCTTGCCAAAGCGCAGGTGGTCCGTCGTGTTGACCACCTCGATGCCCAGGTTCAGCGCCTGCAAGAAGACGCGGGCCGCCAGCAGGGAGCGGGAGATGCGCGTTATGATGAGCTTGGGAAGGGGTCCGAAGGCCCCTGTGTCCCTCCGCGCGGCCCTCAGGCACTCCTCCGAGGGCTGGTCCCTGGAGCCCCCCGCGGCCCCGCTGAGCAGGCGCCGGTACACCGCGGGGAAGAGGCTGTCGAAGAAGGAGTTGACCATGTCGTCCACGCTGGTGTCCAAGCCCAGGATGTAGAGGGACACGTGCTTGAAGAGCTGCGTCACCGGGCCCCACGCCTCGCCCTCCAGCCCCGCCCACGGCCCCCGGAACAGCAGCGCCGTGTAGTTGAGGGCGTGCCAGACCACCACGTCAAACGCCTCTGGAGAAACAACAGGGAGAGACACGGTTACAGCAGGGAGCGCCGTCAAAGGGGCAAGGCAGGTTAATGACCATGGAGTTCTCCTGTTCTCTCCAGTGAGACAGGAAGGAAACCCTGCAGAaagattatattataatataatatattatacaatgcTGCAAGTTTATGGTGCACTCATTCAGGTAACAAGTGTTGACATAatattttcgttttgtttttagaCACTCTGTATAAAGAGCTTCTTCAGGTCTTTGACAGCTCTGAGCACAGTGCagaatttgtatcatttttttcattaaacagcGTACAATTTTAAGAATGTAAAACAAGCAAGCAGAATGTACTTCTTCTTAGATTAAACTCCAGATTAGTTTTAAAAGTCTAAAAATGACTTTCTGTATGCCAGCATTCAGCATCCCCAGGGGTGTGGTTTATTTTCTGCTAAGCAGCCGCCATGCTATTAGAAAGCTTTTAATACTGCAGGTCAAGAGCAGGGCACATCTGGAGCTTTTGAATCCTGACCTGCCCTCTTCACTCCACGCACAcgcacagatacacacacacacgcacgcacacacacgcacgcacacacacgcacatgcactcTCCCATTTATTTCGGATCAGGTGCaaagacacatttaaataatgcaacAACTGGAGAACACTTAAAAACTCTGAGTGTTTGCCTTATTTGCAGCCGTTCCAGAATACGGCTCAGGATTGTGTGGAGATTCTTCACTTCCCCTCTTCAGGTTGTGTTGAAATTCTCTAGGGGCGTGCAAGTCAATGTAACAGTAATAGGAAAATGTGAAACTGGAGCAAACACAGAGCGGGAGATTATCATGTACGGAGTCAGGTACAGACCCTTCATTCCTCTTtatctcaaatgcattttgaTGCTGCAGTTATTTTACTATGAAATGTTTGTGCTACACTCTGATCTGGCTGCACAATGTGAACACTGtctcagctttttaaaaattgctCAGTTCTAAAATGTGTAAATCAAAGCAAGCCTGGATTCTCTCTTACAATAGCATCCTTTCTGATCTCAATAATATAAATAAGCACTGCCCTGTCATTACAGCACGGTGAAAAACAGGACCTATGATtgccagggatggaaataaaactcctactgcacagagtttcacccattccaggttttactaggagcttgattagccacagtgtatagataacaagctcaggtgtatcttattaaactaatagaaaaaccaggaatggatcaaactgctatgcactgggagtcttatttccacccctgatcTCTAACAGTAAGCAAAGCGACAGCAGGGTCAGGTATCTTCAGTTTATAGAAGTGAAAGTGGGCAGGTCTGTGTCCACTACGTTTTCTAAATGGCTACcattcacagcaggactacacttcccagaatgcataGCAGTCCCAGTTAAAAAGCATGcactgtcccagtgaacatggagtcatatggtatcCCTATTCTTGTAGAGTGATCTGGTCAGACCTCACATGGGCAAGCAGGCTCAGTGAGGTCCAGTATACTTCATGGACATGATAAAGATCACAGGTAACCAATGGAGCACAACTAGGATGATCATTGGAGCACAGCCAATTAGATTTTTCCTTGAGCTTTTGCTTCAGGATTATAAAACAAACTTTCACCAGTGATTCTGCTGAACTGAGTTTGGACTGGGTTCCCACCCTCACAAATGGGCTAACGCGGAGCCTAGAGGAGTTTCAGTGAAATCCAGTGAAAGACGCTTTCTCGCTCAAGCAACCTgaacactgcattttaaaaacagcaattcaaacaAACCGGGATTACTGAGTTTGCAAAGTCCTCTCTTCAGGGTAGTTTGGGAGCACTCAGTTTCAAACAGTTCGACCAGCAAAGCACTGCTGCACTTTCCGCTCAGCTCAaaccttttgtttagttttagtttcttatttttcaatttgcTGAAGATGCTGTCCTCATTTACTACACTACATGCTAAATAAATGGTCCTCCTGAAGCCTATGCAAAACCTAACATTAGCATTACCCTTCAAACCTCTTTTGGAGAAGCTTGCTGGGTCCCTGATTTGATTTCCAGCTGCGTTCCTGCTGTGCTAGTGTTACACTTCCTCTTTGATTAATAGCATGCAGAACGCAATGAATACCAAATCAGCAAGggtgtgaggggagggggtggaggggcACTTGTAACACACTTTCTCTCTATCACTTTCTCTATAGAATCATTCATCTGTCATCCACATGCATTTTTTCAAGGGCTTtgcacatgtgtgtgtgagagagagatagagtgtGTATTTATTGTCTCTACagatgaaatcaaactaaacaaaatataaactggAAGAGCAGATCAATCCCGGGGCACTAAGACTCTGCTCCCCCTGGACAGTTAACTGAGCCTCTGCCCCCCCTGAACAGTTAACTGAGACTCTGCTCCCCCTGGACAGTGGACTGAGACTCTGCACCCCCTGGACAGTTAGATAAGCCCACTACAGTGTATAATAATGTGCAATCCCATTGCAGCTCTGGAAACAGGAGATCTATCACTTCCTTACCATCAGGGACTGAACTGGGACCTGGAGACcgactcccacacacacacacacacacacacacacacacacacacacacacacacacacacacacacacacacacgctgcccCTGATTTTTTGAAGTACATGAATCCTGACTGTATCTTACTCAAAATGCCTTGCCTAGTCTATTTATTTCACTGTGCCAGTGTGGCTCGGACTCTAGGTTATAGATCAGTTCTGTGTACCGGGTTTCGGATCAGCAAGATGTAAATGAGGCactttaaccctttcacacaTAGCAACCTCATAGTCTTTACACAGAGACCTATGGAAGACACAAATGCGTGATAGCCCGATATGAGGATGCtgttttttccccatataaagcaatggaaaaattGTTCAGTGAAAAAGATATGCGTCAAAACCCTTGCATGGTTGGAAAATTAAAAGCACTGGACTAGAAGACCAGAGACTAGGGCAGGTTGGTGTGTCGCTTGTTAACTACAGAAGCAGCTTCTGGAATTCCAGTGTGGGTAACAAACACCACAGGTATCGCCCCTGTCtgtctctccacctctctccgtCAGAGAGCTGAGTCAGGCCGTGTTCCTTCACAGCTGCCTTTACACATTCATCTTCAGACTGCTTGAAATTCAATACAGCGGCTTGTTTTCATTGCCAGCcccatttctcaaaaaaaaaggaaagaagagCAAGCTTGTGTTGCTTCAGTTTCCATCCTGATGTCTAAACACTGAATTGATACAATCAAGACACAGAGCCGTTATAGGCTACTGCAGGCCCCAGTGGTGTCTCATATAATCTACAGCACGCACAGTACATGAGCTTTGATAGAGAGATAGCGTGCAGGACAGGGGAGTGAGCTGTATTGTGCTAGCGCCACAGCACAGGGAGTTATTAGTAGCATCCAGTAGACGCTTATGGAGAACTGCGATAACACAGGCTAAATATCAAATGCCCACTCAAACCAATTGTTTCCGATGAGATTCAATGATTGTAGAAGAGCCATTGCTGGTAGAAATGGGTACTGTACCGTTCTGCTCAGAATAGAGGAATAGCGGGATCAAATCTCAGTGCAACATTCTGCCTCCCAGCTCTGTCCACTGGCGTTACCACAGAGAGTTCAGTTTCACAGCCTGCCCTTCCTGGCGAAAGATGTGTTTCAGTGCTGCTCTGTGGTCGATATGTGCTCTCTGCTTCACCTTCAAATACTGTGAGCATGTAGCGCACTGTATGTCTGTGCACGGACTATTCCCAGACGCTTGAAGAGAAAGGGTTAAGCAAAGATTGCAAGGAGACAGGATCGGGTGGCAGTGAAGTTCAAGAGGAGGGTTAGGTCCATCCTCCCAGACTCCCAGTACTGTCCACTAggctacactgcctcccagtacAGCTCTAAACGCCAGGCTGTAACAGGTAAAGCCAAAGGACTGGAGGGAACGCAGTCTAGAGGCTAGGcgctgggagagagggagggagcgtCGAGGTGAGCAATAAATGGCTCTTGTTCTCGATTCGATATGCCTTGCAGaatttcaaaatgcatttattttttggtcttgTAAATCGTCAGATGTTGTTGTAAGATAAGcaaaagggagagagagatctacaaaacaaaataaaagattgaaaagTGCAGCAGCAGCGAGATAATGGCTTTCAGGAACAATATTTCTAAATGTCAAGTTAATGTTCATGGGATGGCAGGGAGATTAGACGGGGCGAAGACTTGCATCTGCTTTCACAAGTGGAATCACAAGCCTTGCAGGCAAACTCTGCAGGGAGCCCACACTGAGGAAGCAGCACTGtccctctactctctctctctctcactctcactctctctctctctctctctccctcctgtcTGCAGCTGATAGCTTTTACAGTTCACTGACAAAAAAGACTAGCGGAAGCAGACTCTTGCAACTGCTAAGTATAAGTATATTACAAGAATCAACATAACAAGATGGGGTGTTTTTGAAGTTTCAGAACAAAGGaaagcagagagaaagagagagagggagaaaggaagagagagtgagagagagagacagagagagagggatctGTATGTCTCCCTTACACTGCTGGGTTTGTTATTTGTAATGAGATTTGATACTTTTACACAGCAGTCAATAACAGTTTTTGATTGCTGGTGTACCCTGGCTTCCTCATTTACCACAAACACAATTAAAGCCAGCCGACTGCGCTGGCACAGTCTGCTTTATTACTGGAGACCTTTCTGTGTTGAAGATCAGAAGATGTTCTAGAGAGAGATGTTTTCAAGGTTATCCttgaaagtgagagagagagagagacacccacactgcatcacacactgCTGTCCATCACAGAAGCACTTGACAGGCCTGTCAGTGATTGACTGGACCAGTGAAAAGCTCCTGACAGGCACAGGTACTGCAGCGCTGTGTAAACTGTGCTTTTAAACCAGCAGAAAGTCTACTTTTTCATAACAGCAGGTATTTCCATGAAAGAGCAGCAGAGGCCCTGTGCTTCAGTGAGCCTTGCTAATGGAATGCTGGCTGGGGTATCGCTGTCAGTTTGTCAACTGGCACAGAGTGACAGGAGAGCTGCCGAGTATAAAGGCTGGGTAATTGACAGGATCACCCCCTGCCTCGGGGAGATCCAGAAGGCACCGCTTTCATGCCTTGCCTGAATTCATCCAATCCAAGtcatagatatatattatatatatatatatatatatatatatatatatatatatatatatatatatatatatatatatagtgtctccTGCTCAGCAGGGCACCCCCACAGGTCGGCCAGCTGTTTCAGAGCCCCCCTGTCGACTATCAGCGCTGTCTTTTAAAGACTGTGTTAGTTAAGAAAAGGAGCACAGAGGGAGTTCCTCTCGATGGATATGTGGAAACCGGTTCGTGAATTACGGTACAGCTTTAAACTTGCACagtatactttgcatttacctctctgtgctttacaaagcctacttgtgctttgccatgtttccatttataaaaataaagattattatttagtgcctttcatagtggaccaccatcacaaagcatttacaagatacaagactaggatgtGTCATTGTCTCACCCGAAtaacagagcacaagaaggttaagtgatttgcttagggtcacacagtgagtcagtggctgagctgggatttgaagcaggAACCTCCTGATTataaggctgtttctttaaccactggaccatacagcctcctcaagctgtattacactttgctgtgtttttacaatgGGAATAGGTTATAAGGGCAGTTGATAAAAAGTGTATCAGCTTAAAGGCCAGCTTGGTAGATGAAAAGTGCCACCCCCATTGACAGCTTGTTTAACAAAAACTGTAGTTACAGCATCTATCCACCGGTAGGCACTGTGTGCTCAGTTGCAAGCAAAGGAAAATGAACGGCAACATTTGGCAGGATTTCCTGCCCTGGCCCCATTCCTCATTTCAAAGCACAGTAAGCAGGATGCAGTGTCACTCTGTCACTCAGTATATCACctccctgaaaaaaaatgaattcagtctGCAGCAGATTGCAGATCTAAACATCAAACGCTCCAGCCACACAAACTCTCTTCAGTTCTAATATGAATTCCtcatttgatttgatttgcttctgtttttttgtcttattaaacCCCAGTATGTGTGGCTGTGCAGAGACTTGCCTCCTCCTCTGCCTCTGCCAGCCGGCTGATCAAAGCAGTGGCAGtgtcaccccccctccccctcccctcccccccccccccccacctctgaAAATAGTCACCCCCGCCAACACTGCAATCCCAGGTCTATCTATTCAACTCTTCATCTAG
This window harbors:
- the LOC121295366 gene encoding glypican-3-like produces the protein MVGTRAPGVLLLWLLQLTQSSGQVTSCHEVRSSFQLLHPGVKWAPEKPVSGSDLQVCLPRGPTCCSRKMEERYQAAAKQSMELSMQASSSELKFLIIQNAALFQEAFDVVVWHALNYTALLFRGPWAGLEGEAWGPVTQLFKHVSLYILGLDTSVDDMVNSFFDSLFPAVYRRLLSGAAGGSRDQPSEECLRAARRDTGAFGPLPKLIITRISRSLLAARVFLQALNLGIEVVNTTDHLRFGKDCGRTLLRLWYCPHCRGLLEARPCLGFCQAVMQGCLLQVSEVQPHWQGYIEGLAGLAGGMHGGYDLENVLLKLHTLVRDAVLHAHRNRLHLATLVSGMCGHSPQRLAHSVHSPEDGPAHQRGLKSPPVDPHETLAGRRREFIDTLQGFTHFYSSLPEALCSRESAMLNDSLCWNGQDIAERYPPPTMKKVQPHSPDTKPKALEPVINQIIDKLKHINQLLRMVSAPRRRVKARPAGGELEQEEALESGDCDDEDECSGSGQGGAPPHRRRLRIFTEFADNLEMDDIIFHKQLLPPHQGKEGRGSRPLPGCSARPVSSHLAVLAVSLTLLGTH